One window from the genome of Natrialba magadii ATCC 43099 encodes:
- a CDS encoding ATP-binding cassette domain-containing protein gives MSDPTDSIDPTDSIDSTDSTDSSSWDDSDASEPQEDTLQLEPAPITVTDLSLSFGDLTVLENVSLSIEPGEFVGFVGPNGAGKTTLLRAISGALTPDSGTVTIDATDVHTVSSRASSRLVAVVPQDTSLSFSFPVRDVVEMGRHPHRSRFSAPTHDDRDAVERALERTRTTDLAERPIDEVSGGQRQRVVLARAIAQETPALLLDEPTASLDVNHQIETLELVRELVDSGRTAVAAIHDLDLAARYCDRLVVLANGTVHDVGAPDAVLTADALAEAFDANATVTTNPVTGTETVTALPDATAVSGSGGEQSGDNAANVSGENAAHIHVLGTGTTAASAVARLATAGYEVSIGPVTHGDAAAETAARLAEGASSAPGGDGSSRAVETVTVEPFAALSTDDRAELESYIGNADTTVLADLTLTAGNQLVLDPLESVEKPILVETTPLAERSGVGAAARERYEACRERGIEVGLDEVLDGVESVLSVSDTGTGAVGVDSSSEVSADKTSAETRASIGDETEGESAVSRELRESLESQDD, from the coding sequence GTGAGCGACCCGACCGACTCGATCGACCCGACCGACTCGATCGACTCGACCGACTCGACCGACTCGAGTAGCTGGGACGACTCCGACGCTAGCGAACCACAGGAGGACACACTCCAACTCGAGCCGGCTCCGATCACGGTCACCGACCTTTCGCTGTCGTTCGGCGATCTGACCGTTCTGGAAAACGTCTCGCTCTCGATCGAACCCGGCGAGTTCGTCGGCTTCGTCGGCCCGAACGGCGCCGGGAAGACAACCCTGCTGCGCGCCATCAGCGGCGCACTCACGCCGGATTCGGGAACCGTGACGATCGATGCCACTGACGTTCACACCGTCTCTTCGCGCGCATCGAGTCGACTCGTCGCCGTCGTTCCGCAGGATACCTCGCTGTCGTTCTCGTTTCCCGTCCGCGACGTCGTCGAGATGGGCCGCCACCCTCACCGCTCGCGATTCTCTGCGCCGACACACGACGATCGCGACGCGGTCGAACGAGCACTCGAGCGGACCCGGACGACGGACCTCGCAGAGCGGCCGATCGACGAGGTCAGCGGCGGCCAGCGCCAGCGGGTCGTCCTCGCGCGCGCAATCGCACAAGAGACGCCTGCGCTGTTGCTCGACGAGCCAACGGCCAGTCTGGACGTGAACCATCAGATCGAGACGCTTGAACTCGTTCGCGAACTGGTCGATTCAGGGCGGACGGCGGTCGCAGCGATCCACGACCTGGATCTGGCGGCGCGCTACTGCGACCGACTCGTGGTGCTCGCCAACGGCACAGTCCACGACGTCGGCGCGCCAGACGCGGTGCTCACCGCCGATGCGCTCGCCGAGGCGTTCGACGCGAACGCGACGGTAACGACGAATCCGGTGACCGGGACGGAGACGGTGACAGCGCTCCCGGACGCCACGGCGGTTTCGGGCAGCGGGGGCGAGCAGTCGGGAGACAACGCCGCCAACGTGTCGGGTGAGAACGCCGCCCACATCCACGTTCTCGGCACCGGTACGACCGCCGCGAGCGCTGTCGCACGGCTCGCCACCGCCGGCTACGAGGTGTCGATCGGACCGGTCACACACGGCGACGCGGCTGCGGAGACGGCAGCCCGACTTGCAGAGGGAGCGTCCTCCGCCCCTGGCGGTGATGGCAGCAGCCGAGCCGTCGAAACCGTTACAGTCGAACCCTTCGCCGCACTCTCGACCGACGACCGCGCCGAACTCGAGTCGTACATTGGAAACGCAGACACGACCGTACTCGCGGACCTGACGCTCACTGCCGGCAACCAACTCGTGCTCGATCCACTCGAGTCCGTCGAGAAACCGATCCTCGTCGAAACGACGCCGCTCGCGGAACGCAGCGGTGTGGGTGCGGCGGCACGGGAGCGCTACGAGGCGTGTCGCGAGCGCGGTATCGAAGTCGGTCTTGACGAGGTTCTCGACGGTGTCGAGAGTGTGCTGTCAGTGTCGGACACTGGGACAGGGGCTGTGGGGGTGGACTCGAGTAGCGAGGTGAGTGCGGACAAGACGAGCGCAGAAACGCGAGCGTCTATTGGGGACGAGACGGAAGGCGAGTCTGCGGTGTCGCGGGAGTTGCGGGAGTCGCTGGAGTCGCAGGACGACTGA
- the srp19 gene encoding signal recognition particle subunit SRP19 gives MVENVIWPAYLDASLSRADGRRVSEELAVDEPSVDEIAKAVQQIGYDATIERDKAYSREPWARRGRVVVRGAEDSSKNDLVQAVAAYVVAMRE, from the coding sequence ATGGTCGAGAACGTTATCTGGCCCGCCTATCTCGATGCCTCGCTCTCGCGGGCCGACGGACGGCGTGTCTCAGAGGAGTTGGCAGTCGATGAGCCATCGGTCGACGAAATCGCGAAGGCCGTCCAGCAGATCGGCTACGACGCGACAATCGAGCGCGATAAAGCTTATTCGCGCGAACCGTGGGCAAGACGCGGCCGAGTCGTTGTCCGTGGCGCGGAGGACTCGTCGAAGAACGATCTCGTGCAAGCCGTCGCGGCGTACGTCGTGGCGATGCGCGAGTGA
- the btuC gene encoding vitamin B12 ABC transporter permease BtuC produces MYQPGRTVAWSAGLLVLLVAVVLVSAALGPVRIDPVTVAMAALNAVVVPTSVSVNTTSITVLGFAIPVLIPAFEYTAVFSFDVAGSHQLIVETIRMPRIALAATVGFSLAAAGTVMQGFFRNPLADPSIIGVSSGAAAGAVAAIAFPAIVPFGSIHLSAFVGALVTAFLVYAIATEGGRTPVATLLLAGVAIQAFLGALISYMLVHSGDDLRQAVVWMMGHLNNTTWSDVGFALPVALLGVGVLGAYVRELNVLLLGEEDAHHLGVDVERTKLLLLALASIVTAAGVAVAGVIGFVGLVVPHIMRLIVGPDHRILLPTSALAGASFLVVTDTIARTGPAEVPVGIVTAFVGVPFFLFLLVRREVHSL; encoded by the coding sequence ATGTACCAACCGGGCCGCACTGTCGCGTGGTCGGCGGGACTCCTCGTCCTGCTCGTCGCCGTCGTCCTCGTCAGCGCTGCACTCGGCCCGGTACGAATTGATCCCGTAACGGTCGCGATGGCCGCGCTGAACGCCGTCGTCGTTCCGACCAGTGTCTCGGTGAACACCACAAGCATCACCGTTCTCGGGTTCGCAATCCCCGTGCTGATCCCGGCGTTCGAGTACACTGCCGTCTTCTCGTTCGATGTCGCTGGCTCACACCAGTTGATCGTCGAAACGATCCGAATGCCCCGAATCGCGCTCGCCGCGACGGTCGGCTTCTCGCTTGCTGCTGCAGGAACCGTCATGCAGGGATTCTTCCGGAACCCGCTCGCAGATCCGTCGATCATCGGTGTCTCCTCTGGAGCTGCGGCGGGTGCCGTGGCCGCTATCGCCTTTCCCGCGATCGTGCCGTTCGGGAGTATTCACCTCTCGGCGTTCGTGGGCGCGCTCGTCACGGCGTTCCTCGTCTACGCTATCGCGACAGAGGGCGGACGCACGCCAGTCGCAACCCTACTGCTCGCCGGCGTCGCGATTCAGGCCTTTCTAGGCGCGCTGATCTCGTATATGCTGGTTCACAGCGGCGACGACCTCAGACAGGCCGTCGTCTGGATGATGGGCCACCTGAATAACACGACCTGGAGCGACGTGGGATTCGCCTTGCCGGTTGCGCTGCTCGGTGTCGGCGTCCTCGGTGCGTACGTCCGCGAACTGAACGTCCTCCTGCTCGGCGAGGAGGACGCCCACCACCTCGGCGTCGACGTCGAACGGACCAAGCTCCTCCTGCTCGCTCTCGCGAGCATCGTGACGGCAGCGGGCGTCGCGGTCGCCGGCGTTATTGGCTTCGTCGGCCTCGTCGTCCCGCACATCATGCGCCTGATCGTCGGCCCGGATCATCGGATTTTGCTCCCGACGAGCGCACTGGCCGGCGCGTCCTTCCTCGTCGTGACGGACACCATTGCCCGCACCGGGCCGGCCGAAGTCCCGGTCGGCATCGTCACCGCCTTCGTCGGCGTCCCATTTTTCCTGTTCCTGCTCGTTCGACGGGAGGTGCATTCGCTGTGA
- a CDS encoding PGF-CTERM-anchored ABC transporter substrate-binding protein → MRHKRTLVLLAVLMAVVAASATAPLAAAGGIAGDNPTGAAQSVETDQTPSQSLLETQSALTQEAVSCEYPLELTDATGETITLEEAPDSVVALQASDAQTMYEIGAEDRLDGMPYSDATSGLDRGDRADVGDGWTVDHEQIIATDPDLVLAANATQAEDIETLRDEADFTVYHFPEAESIDDVRENVETTGALVDECDGADDTVDWMDDQLEIVETALEDADRPLVYYTMGDDGMTAGTGTFIGDILSTAGLENVAEDAGITWYEPINAETVVDADPEWVVYPDDREEPPIPDAASEITAVEEDNVIAVDANRLNQPAPQVVLAVTSIVEEIHPEAYDEASAELEGSAASDDDGAGAGDDEDGEATTDDGDAGDDSIPGFGVAGALAAVLATLGLGARLR, encoded by the coding sequence ATGCGACACAAACGTACGCTCGTGCTACTCGCGGTACTGATGGCTGTCGTTGCTGCGTCGGCAACGGCGCCGCTTGCGGCCGCTGGCGGTATCGCAGGCGACAACCCCACCGGTGCCGCCCAGTCGGTTGAGACAGACCAGACCCCTTCGCAATCGCTTCTAGAGACACAATCGGCACTCACACAGGAGGCCGTCTCCTGTGAGTACCCACTCGAGTTGACCGACGCGACGGGCGAGACGATCACACTCGAGGAAGCGCCTGACTCCGTCGTTGCGCTGCAGGCCAGCGACGCCCAGACGATGTACGAAATCGGCGCGGAGGACCGCCTCGATGGGATGCCCTACAGCGACGCGACGAGCGGACTCGACCGCGGCGACCGCGCAGATGTCGGTGACGGCTGGACTGTCGACCACGAACAGATCATTGCAACCGATCCTGACCTCGTGCTGGCGGCGAACGCGACGCAGGCCGAGGATATCGAGACGCTACGCGACGAGGCAGACTTCACCGTCTACCACTTCCCGGAGGCCGAATCGATCGATGACGTGCGCGAGAACGTCGAGACGACTGGCGCGCTCGTCGACGAGTGCGACGGCGCCGACGACACGGTCGACTGGATGGACGACCAGCTCGAAATCGTCGAGACTGCACTCGAGGATGCCGACCGCCCGCTCGTCTACTACACGATGGGTGATGACGGGATGACGGCTGGAACGGGGACGTTCATCGGCGACATCCTGTCGACCGCTGGACTCGAGAACGTCGCCGAGGACGCGGGCATTACGTGGTACGAGCCGATCAACGCCGAGACGGTCGTCGACGCTGATCCGGAGTGGGTCGTTTACCCAGACGATAGGGAAGAACCACCGATCCCGGATGCAGCAAGTGAGATTACGGCTGTCGAGGAGGATAACGTGATCGCCGTCGATGCAAACCGACTGAACCAGCCGGCACCGCAGGTCGTGCTGGCGGTCACGTCGATCGTGGAGGAGATCCACCCTGAAGCCTACGACGAGGCGAGTGCAGAACTCGAGGGATCGGCGGCGAGCGATGATGATGGTGCTGGTGCGGGCGACGACGAGGACGGGGAGGCGACGACTGATGACGGAGATGCCGGCGACGATTCGATCCCTGGCTTCGGCGTTGCTGGGGCCCTTGCTGCTGTGCTTGCGACACTCGGTCTCGGCGCACGACTGCGCTAA